From Nevskiales bacterium, a single genomic window includes:
- a CDS encoding AarF/ABC1/UbiB kinase family protein: MSNRHKPENFTGRPHLHKLKTRPLDRNLTMAKVGLMAGTQIAGHELLNLFRSRASRAEKDRDFYTRQARFLADELGRLKGSIMKVGQMLSLYGQYFMPEEAVDVLRGLQDDTPHVDWKIMQPVLEERIGRQRIAELDIDPEPLAAASLGQVHIAYRKQDRRKLCLKIQYPGLTQAIDSDIRTLSRLVTAARLAPRNINLQPIMEEVRDMLHREVDYPAELETTRWYRQTLADDPRYVVPEVFPEYSSDHVLCTSYEAGEHVQSDAVQNLSQARRNRLAYAALELFFHEFFEWGRVQTDPHFGNYRVRIDTEGENDRIVLLDFGATRRFDPDFLRAYRRVIRGAFERNVDEVFAGGLGIRLLRDTFPPELRQAFAEVCFLIIEPFAEVTPERPPRQLLTPDGAYRWGESDLPTRVTASVARASLSRHFRVPPREIVFLHRRLGGLFVLLAVLGAELHGRPLLGRFLDAAQRQV, from the coding sequence ATGTCCAACCGCCACAAGCCGGAGAACTTCACCGGCCGCCCGCACCTGCACAAGCTCAAGACCCGGCCGCTCGACCGCAACCTGACCATGGCCAAAGTCGGTCTGATGGCCGGCACGCAGATTGCCGGGCATGAGCTGCTGAACCTGTTCCGCAGCCGCGCATCGCGCGCCGAGAAGGACCGCGACTTCTACACGCGCCAGGCGCGCTTCCTCGCCGACGAGCTGGGCCGGCTCAAGGGCAGCATCATGAAGGTCGGCCAGATGCTGTCCCTGTACGGACAGTACTTCATGCCGGAGGAGGCGGTGGACGTACTGCGCGGCCTGCAGGACGACACCCCGCACGTGGACTGGAAGATCATGCAGCCGGTGCTGGAGGAGCGGATCGGCCGCCAGCGCATTGCCGAGCTGGACATCGATCCCGAGCCGCTGGCGGCGGCCTCCCTGGGCCAGGTGCACATCGCGTATCGCAAGCAGGACCGGCGCAAGCTGTGCCTCAAGATCCAGTACCCCGGCCTGACCCAGGCGATCGACAGCGACATCCGCACGCTGTCGCGGCTGGTCACCGCTGCGCGGCTGGCACCCAGGAACATCAACCTGCAGCCGATCATGGAAGAGGTGCGCGACATGCTGCACCGCGAGGTGGACTATCCGGCGGAGCTGGAAACCACCCGCTGGTACCGGCAGACGCTGGCGGATGACCCGCGCTACGTGGTGCCCGAGGTATTCCCCGAGTATTCCTCCGACCACGTGCTGTGCACCTCCTACGAGGCCGGCGAGCACGTGCAGTCGGATGCCGTGCAGAACCTGTCGCAGGCGCGCCGCAACCGGCTGGCGTATGCGGCGCTGGAGCTGTTCTTCCACGAGTTCTTCGAGTGGGGCCGGGTACAGACCGACCCGCATTTCGGCAATTACCGCGTGCGCATCGATACCGAGGGAGAGAACGACCGGATCGTGCTGCTGGATTTCGGCGCCACGCGCCGCTTCGACCCGGACTTCCTGCGCGCCTACCGGCGCGTGATCCGCGGCGCCTTCGAGCGCAACGTGGACGAGGTGTTTGCCGGCGGCCTGGGTATCCGGCTGCTGCGCGACACCTTCCCGCCGGAGCTGCGGCAGGCCTTCGCCGAGGTCTGCTTCCTGATCATCGAGCCTTTCGCCGAGGTCACGCCGGAGCGCCCGCCGCGCCAGTTGCTGACGCCGGACGGTGCCTACCGCTGGGGCGAGAGCGACCTGCCGACGCGGGTCACCGCCAGTGTCGCGCGCGCCTCCCTGTCACGCCACTTCCGCGTGCCGCCGCGCGAGATCGTCTTTCTGCACCGGCGCCTGGGCGGGCTGTTCGTGCTGCTGGCGGTGCTGGGCGCCGAGCTGCACGGACGGCCGCTGCTGGGGCGCTTTCTCGACGCGGCCCAAAGGCAGGTCTGA